One genomic region from Pseudoduganella lutea encodes:
- a CDS encoding aromatic ring-hydroxylating dioxygenase subunit alpha encodes MLVTQQKVLRKFWYALMPMSALDKGPQPFTLLGENIVVWKGADGKPAALRDRCCHRTAKLSKGFVENGNIVCGYHGWTYDCSGTCVRIPQNPDASIPAGARVPAYHCDERYGYVWVALEEPLQPIPYFPEEEAPGYRRILQFYEQWKTSPLRVMENSFDNSHFSFVHKANFGMIDNPVPAKYEFRPNDWGFEAETHVPVRNPEASFRITGTSEPVTERHLTNRWYMPFSRRFGCVYPASGIHHIIYNCATPIDDGTLMLVQWLYRNDSEEACSTQELIDWDRPITTEDRDILEATDPDACVDTRRRVEFHMESDKPGLMMRRMLMDLLTRHGESEVHNPPEA; translated from the coding sequence ATGCTCGTCACCCAACAGAAAGTCCTCCGCAAATTCTGGTATGCGCTGATGCCGATGTCCGCGCTGGACAAGGGCCCGCAACCATTCACGCTGCTGGGCGAAAACATCGTCGTGTGGAAGGGCGCCGACGGCAAGCCGGCCGCGCTGCGCGACCGTTGCTGCCACCGCACCGCGAAGCTGTCGAAAGGCTTCGTCGAGAACGGCAACATCGTGTGCGGTTACCACGGCTGGACGTACGATTGTTCGGGCACCTGCGTGCGCATTCCGCAAAACCCCGATGCTAGCATCCCGGCCGGTGCGCGCGTGCCGGCCTACCACTGCGATGAGCGCTATGGCTATGTGTGGGTGGCGCTGGAAGAGCCGCTGCAACCGATCCCGTACTTTCCCGAGGAAGAGGCGCCCGGCTACCGACGCATCCTGCAGTTCTACGAACAATGGAAGACGTCGCCGCTGCGCGTGATGGAAAACTCGTTCGACAATTCGCACTTCAGCTTCGTGCACAAGGCGAACTTCGGCATGATCGACAACCCGGTACCGGCAAAGTACGAGTTCCGTCCGAACGACTGGGGCTTCGAGGCGGAGACCCACGTGCCGGTCAGGAACCCGGAAGCGAGCTTCCGCATCACCGGAACCTCCGAGCCGGTCACCGAACGGCACCTGACGAACCGCTGGTACATGCCGTTCTCGCGACGCTTCGGCTGCGTGTACCCGGCATCGGGCATCCATCACATCATCTACAACTGCGCCACGCCGATCGACGACGGCACGCTGATGCTGGTGCAGTGGCTGTACCGCAACGACAGCGAGGAAGCCTGCTCGACGCAGGAGCTGATCGACTGGGACCGGCCGATCACGACGGAAGACCGCGACATCCTGGAAGCCACCGATCCCGATGCCTGCGTCGACACGCGGCGCCGCGTCGAATTCCACATGGAGTCCGACAAGCCGGGCCTGATGATGCGCCGCATGCTGATGGACCTGCTTACGCGGCATGGCGAATCCGAAGTGCACAACCCGCCGGAGGCATGA
- a CDS encoding ABC transporter ATP-binding protein, which yields MMKRDDELLLAGAGAGAVAAASPAPAVLYANGVEKTYPNGTRALDRVKLRIGRGEFVSLLGPSGCGKSTLLKMFAGLETPSAGHVRWWGEGMATVDTPGRTLAMVFQEATLMPWARVHDNVRLPLDLKGVPRAQAAPRVDQALELVGLAKFGHVYPRELSGGMQMRASIARALATEPNLLLMDEPFGALDEFTRNRLDADLRDLWARRDLTVVFVTHSIYEAVYLSSRVVVMAARPGRVIADVAIEGPRVRDDDFRISPAFMAYCKQLSDLLVEANGQH from the coding sequence ATGATGAAACGCGACGACGAGCTGCTGCTGGCCGGGGCCGGGGCTGGGGCCGTGGCCGCGGCTTCCCCGGCGCCCGCGGTACTGTACGCCAACGGGGTGGAGAAAACCTATCCCAACGGCACCCGCGCACTGGACCGCGTGAAGCTGCGCATCGGGCGCGGCGAATTCGTGTCGCTGCTGGGGCCTTCCGGCTGCGGCAAGAGCACGCTGCTGAAGATGTTCGCCGGGCTGGAAACCCCGTCGGCCGGCCACGTGCGCTGGTGGGGCGAGGGTATGGCCACCGTCGACACGCCGGGGCGCACGCTGGCGATGGTATTCCAGGAGGCGACCCTGATGCCGTGGGCCCGGGTGCATGACAACGTGCGCCTGCCGCTGGACCTGAAAGGCGTACCGCGCGCGCAGGCGGCGCCGCGCGTGGACCAGGCGCTCGAGCTGGTCGGCCTGGCGAAGTTCGGCCACGTCTACCCGCGCGAGCTGTCCGGCGGCATGCAGATGCGTGCATCGATCGCCCGGGCGCTGGCCACCGAACCGAACCTGCTGCTGATGGACGAGCCGTTCGGCGCGCTGGACGAATTCACCCGCAACCGGCTCGATGCCGACCTGCGCGACCTGTGGGCCCGGCGTGACCTGACCGTGGTGTTCGTCACGCACAGCATCTACGAGGCGGTGTACCTGTCGTCGCGCGTGGTGGTGATGGCGGCGCGGCCCGGCCGCGTGATCGCCGACGTGGCCATCGAAGGGCCGCGCGTGCGCGACGACGATTTCCGCATCTCGCCGGCCTTCATGGCCTATTGCAAGCAGCTGTCCGACCTGCTGGTCGAGGCCAACGGCCAACACTGA
- a CDS encoding ABC transporter permease — protein sequence MLKQPLIADARVRRALAPLALGLLLLAVWQAVCVTLQVPVYLVPSPAAIAATLAEDWQLLLDALLVTLRITFFAFALATVVGVAVAFLFVQSKLLEACLFPYAILLQVTPVVAIAPLIIIWVKTPAAALTICATMMAVFPIISNTVLGLRSVNPGLLNLFRLNRATRWQVLVRLRVPSALPSFFGGLRIASGLALIGAVVAEFVAGTGGSSTGLAYQILQAGFELNIPRLFAALFMITVTGVLLFALMSTLARVCLAHWHDSEAEA from the coding sequence ATGCTAAAACAACCCCTGATCGCCGACGCGCGCGTGCGCCGCGCACTGGCGCCGCTGGCACTCGGCCTGCTCTTGCTGGCGGTGTGGCAGGCCGTCTGCGTGACGCTGCAGGTGCCGGTCTACCTGGTGCCGTCGCCTGCCGCCATTGCCGCCACGCTGGCCGAGGACTGGCAACTGCTGCTCGATGCGCTGCTCGTGACCTTGCGCATTACCTTCTTTGCGTTCGCGCTGGCCACGGTGGTGGGCGTGGCCGTGGCGTTCCTGTTCGTGCAGAGCAAGCTGCTCGAAGCCTGCCTGTTCCCGTACGCGATCCTGCTGCAGGTCACGCCGGTGGTGGCGATCGCGCCGCTGATCATCATCTGGGTCAAGACGCCGGCCGCCGCGCTGACGATCTGCGCCACGATGATGGCCGTGTTCCCGATCATCTCGAACACCGTGCTGGGACTGCGCAGCGTGAATCCAGGCCTGCTGAACCTGTTCCGGCTGAACCGCGCCACGCGCTGGCAGGTGCTGGTGCGGCTGCGCGTGCCGAGCGCGTTGCCCAGCTTCTTCGGCGGCCTGCGCATCGCCAGCGGGCTGGCGCTGATCGGCGCCGTCGTCGCCGAGTTCGTGGCCGGCACGGGCGGCAGCAGCACCGGGCTGGCCTACCAGATCCTGCAGGCCGGTTTCGAACTGAACATCCCACGGCTGTTCGCTGCACTGTTCATGATCACCGTCACCGGCGTGCTGCTGTTCGCGCTGATGTCGACGCTGGCCCGCGTGTGCCTGGCCCACTGGCATGACAGCGAGGCCGAAGCATGA
- a CDS encoding PDR/VanB family oxidoreductase, translating to MMATFTVRVARKWREADRVHAFELRDPDGAALPAFSAGAHVDVHLPGGLVRQYSLCNDPHETARYVIAVLLQEGAGSRAMHALEEGALVTIGGPRNHFGLDAGARRSLLVAGGIGITPLLAMAERLNRLDRHFALHYCVRSAGAAAFARSLREAPYAHCVQVHADDGPVSQRLDLAALLAGACANTHLYVCGPAGFIAMVREAALAHGIAAGRIHSEHFANAGPIADVSSFDVRLANSGRTIAVPAGQSVVDCLAAHGVAIPVSCRQGVCGSCLTTVLEGEPDHQDCYLTETERALGDRFLPCCSRSRTPLLVLDL from the coding sequence ATGATGGCCACGTTCACGGTGCGGGTGGCCCGCAAGTGGCGCGAGGCGGACCGCGTGCACGCCTTTGAACTGCGCGATCCGGATGGCGCGGCGCTGCCGGCTTTTTCCGCCGGTGCCCACGTGGACGTGCATCTGCCGGGTGGACTGGTGCGCCAGTACTCGCTGTGCAACGATCCGCACGAGACCGCGCGCTACGTCATCGCCGTGCTGCTGCAGGAGGGTGCCGGATCGCGGGCGATGCACGCGCTGGAAGAGGGCGCGCTCGTCACGATCGGTGGTCCGCGCAATCACTTCGGGCTCGATGCCGGCGCGCGGCGCTCGCTGCTGGTGGCCGGCGGCATCGGCATCACGCCGCTGCTGGCGATGGCGGAACGGCTGAACAGGCTCGATCGTCATTTTGCCCTGCATTACTGCGTGCGTTCGGCAGGCGCCGCTGCGTTTGCCCGCAGCCTGCGCGAGGCGCCTTATGCCCACTGCGTGCAGGTGCATGCGGACGACGGCCCCGTGTCGCAGCGGCTCGACCTGGCGGCGCTGCTGGCCGGTGCCTGTGCGAATACACACCTTTACGTCTGCGGCCCGGCCGGCTTCATCGCGATGGTGCGGGAGGCGGCGCTGGCGCATGGCATCGCGGCAGGGCGCATCCATAGCGAACATTTCGCCAATGCGGGCCCCATCGCCGACGTGTCGTCGTTCGACGTGCGCCTCGCCAACAGCGGCAGGACCATCGCCGTGCCGGCCGGGCAGAGCGTCGTCGACTGCCTGGCCGCGCATGGCGTGGCGATTCCGGTCTCGTGCCGGCAAGGCGTGTGCGGCAGTTGCCTCACCACCGTGCTGGAAGGCGAGCCGGATCACCAGGATTGCTATCTCACCGAGACCGAGCGGGCGCTGGGCGACCGTTTTTTACCTTGCTGCTCGCGTTCCCGGACGCCGCTGCTGGTGCTGGACCTTTGA